In Mangrovivirga cuniculi, the following proteins share a genomic window:
- a CDS encoding PaaI family thioesterase: protein MANPIVEFLNTQIGNTIENTPSEVSNWLKGKLISAELGKISVSFKVRKEMMNPAGVLHGGMASLIADDMMGLCLFTLNKEHFYTSVNLTIDFLKPAFLDDEIVAETEVIKDGRKITHCVCKLKRDDVVIAYSTSNLMATSKTNSFSQ from the coding sequence ATGGCAAACCCAATAGTTGAATTTTTAAATACCCAAATTGGAAATACGATAGAAAATACTCCAAGTGAAGTTTCAAACTGGCTTAAAGGTAAACTGATTTCTGCAGAATTAGGGAAAATATCAGTTAGTTTTAAAGTAAGAAAAGAAATGATGAACCCAGCAGGAGTATTACATGGCGGAATGGCAAGTTTGATTGCAGACGATATGATGGGGTTATGTCTATTTACTTTAAATAAAGAGCATTTCTATACATCTGTAAACCTGACGATTGACTTTTTAAAGCCAGCATTTCTTGATGATGAAATAGTTGCTGAAACAGAGGTGATAAAAGATGGAAGAAAGATAACCCATTGTGTTTGTAAGCTTAAACGCGATGATGTGGTTATTGCATATTCAACCTCCAACCTCATGGCAACTTCCAAAACTAATTCATTTAGTCAGTAA
- a CDS encoding DJ-1/PfpI family protein: protein MKNLASLLIALILFSCGNSDSSSGSSNKLESADISKDTLYVEIFLSDKTFNTELIAPMDIFQHTIYHTNPVMKVTVVGEKEGTLETFEGLKIIPDKYFGNNTDKPDILVIPSSSNHLNENSASKEVLNYLKRQSESADYTLTLCDGAFLAAEAGVLDGKTVTTFPSDINLFRKRYPSISCLDSVSFVHDGNLITSVGGIKSYEAALYLCDILYGKEKTMNIAEGLVINWDKSSIPYERVKDTVSVSK, encoded by the coding sequence ATGAAAAATTTGGCATCGCTGCTTATTGCTTTAATATTATTTTCTTGTGGAAACAGCGACTCTTCTTCAGGCTCATCAAATAAGTTAGAATCTGCAGACATTTCAAAAGACACTTTATATGTTGAAATATTTTTATCTGATAAAACATTCAATACGGAGCTCATTGCCCCTATGGATATTTTTCAACATACAATTTATCATACTAACCCTGTGATGAAAGTAACGGTGGTCGGAGAAAAAGAAGGAACTTTGGAAACATTCGAAGGGTTGAAAATAATTCCGGATAAATATTTTGGAAATAATACAGATAAGCCAGATATATTGGTCATACCTTCTTCATCCAATCACCTTAATGAAAATAGTGCCAGTAAAGAAGTTCTGAATTATCTCAAAAGACAATCTGAGTCAGCTGATTATACTTTAACTCTTTGTGATGGAGCATTTTTAGCTGCAGAGGCCGGTGTTTTGGATGGAAAAACAGTCACTACCTTTCCATCTGACATTAATCTATTTAGAAAAAGATACCCTTCAATTTCGTGTCTAGATAGCGTAAGTTTTGTTCATGATGGAAATCTGATTACTTCCGTCGGTGGAATTAAAAGCTATGAAGCGGCTCTTTATTTATGCGATATATTATATGGAAAAGAAAAAACCATGAATATAGCAGAAGGTCTTGTTATTAATTGGGATAAATCATCTATACCCTATGAGCGTGTAAAAGACACCGTGTCAGTTAGTAAGTAG
- a CDS encoding cryptochrome/photolyase family protein, translated as MSSKKFKRLAIIAGDSLFDHDYDILTGNDPTLFFMAEDYDLCTHFKYHKQKIIYFLSAMRNHRDELKSKHKDIVYYELNESNQSLSFTEKLTETIEKHPSIETIVSYEISDKFFEKSIKGYCNSKQLNFEAVPSPKFLFSRDDFKNWLDDNESIRMQNYYIEKRKQLNILVEEGSPRGNKWSFDAENRKKIPKGLEIPERTGFEESKHVNEVLKLIERIFNKHPGETEAFKWAVTRRSALKVMNTFVDEKLDKFGPYQDAIISDDSFLFHSTLSPYLNSGLITPEEVLDAVLDKVDDAKFSSIEGFVRQIIGWREFMRGMYQHKEMNKNFWGHKGKLKKCWYDGTTGIDPIDDCIKKVNKHAYLHHIERLMIMGNIMLLSEVDPDECYRWFMEMFIDSADWVMAGNVYSMSQFADGGLFATKPYISGSNYIKKMSDYGKADWNKTVDGLYWRFIDKHREFFSSNPRLSMMVSMLDKKSDQDKKILFNAAEEFIKDTTY; from the coding sequence ATGTCTAGTAAAAAGTTTAAGCGTCTTGCGATTATTGCAGGAGATAGTTTATTTGACCACGATTATGATATACTTACCGGAAACGATCCTACCCTGTTTTTCATGGCTGAGGATTATGATCTCTGCACTCATTTTAAATATCATAAGCAAAAAATAATCTACTTTCTCTCAGCAATGAGAAATCACCGGGATGAGCTTAAATCTAAGCACAAGGATATTGTTTATTATGAATTAAATGAATCTAATCAAAGCCTTTCATTTACCGAAAAATTAACCGAGACGATTGAAAAACATCCTTCTATCGAAACTATTGTTTCATATGAGATATCAGACAAGTTTTTTGAAAAATCAATAAAAGGATATTGTAATAGCAAACAACTCAATTTTGAGGCTGTTCCTTCACCTAAGTTTTTATTTTCAAGAGACGACTTTAAGAATTGGCTTGATGATAATGAGTCAATTCGAATGCAAAACTATTATATAGAGAAAAGAAAGCAATTGAATATCCTGGTTGAAGAAGGAAGCCCACGTGGAAATAAATGGAGTTTTGATGCTGAAAACAGAAAAAAAATACCTAAAGGATTAGAAATTCCGGAGAGGACGGGATTTGAGGAATCAAAGCATGTAAATGAGGTTCTGAAATTGATTGAAAGAATATTCAATAAACATCCTGGAGAAACAGAGGCATTCAAATGGGCAGTGACCAGAAGGTCAGCGTTAAAGGTTATGAACACCTTTGTCGATGAAAAACTCGATAAGTTTGGGCCATATCAGGATGCAATTATTTCAGACGATTCATTTTTATTTCACTCTACCCTTTCTCCATATTTGAATAGTGGCCTAATAACCCCCGAAGAAGTACTTGATGCTGTTTTAGATAAAGTGGACGACGCTAAATTTTCCAGTATAGAAGGATTTGTAAGACAAATTATTGGCTGGCGCGAATTTATGCGTGGAATGTATCAGCATAAAGAAATGAATAAAAACTTTTGGGGCCATAAGGGCAAACTAAAAAAATGCTGGTATGATGGAACCACAGGGATAGATCCGATCGATGATTGTATTAAGAAGGTTAATAAGCACGCCTATTTACATCACATTGAGAGATTGATGATCATGGGAAATATCATGTTGTTATCAGAGGTAGATCCGGATGAATGCTATCGATGGTTTATGGAAATGTTTATCGATTCGGCAGATTGGGTTATGGCAGGTAATGTTTACAGTATGAGTCAATTTGCTGATGGCGGTCTTTTCGCAACAAAACCTTATATAAGTGGTTCAAATTATATTAAAAAAATGTCTGACTACGGGAAAGCCGATTGGAATAAAACTGTCGATGGATTGTATTGGAGATTTATAGATAAACACAGAGAGTTTTTTTCTTCAAACCCGCGGTTAAGTATGATGGTTTCTATGCTTGATAAGAAATCTGATCAGGATAAAAAGATACTATTTAATGCAGCTGAGGAGTTTATCAAAGATACTACTTACTAA
- a CDS encoding DASH family cryptochrome — MSRKAIYWFQSDLRIHDQPVLSNLNRSFDELLCLYIIPDKWFNNPFGLDFNRFGKYRMKFLNETLVDLDQSLKKLGQKLAVLKGNPAEIISNIFHEHSIDQVFTQAQYASEERDDNIRLEELIGNKNLKTHQSLVMTNPQSLPFELDSLPFGFTSFRKKIEKVYSVADSYDDVKELPPVISSFEFEKWPEELILKNVDPDIPEKTAFPFKGGESSALERMKNYIWNNQQILSYKSTRNGLVGTEYSSKFSPWLANGSLSARRVYQEVKKFENEVKSNNSTYWLIFELLWRDFFHYQALKYGDDFFKEGGIKQRKKEWQYDKDLFDRWRSGRTGVDFIDANMVELKETGFMSNRGRQNVASWLAHDYKIDWRWGAYWFEHCLIDYDPCSNYGNWMYVSGVGNDSVTDRRFNPELQAEKYDEGVSL, encoded by the coding sequence ATGAGTCGTAAAGCAATTTATTGGTTCCAATCCGATCTGAGAATTCATGATCAGCCTGTGCTAAGCAATCTTAATCGATCTTTTGATGAGCTTTTATGTCTTTACATAATTCCTGATAAATGGTTTAATAATCCTTTTGGACTTGATTTCAACAGGTTTGGCAAATATAGAATGAAGTTTTTGAATGAAACTTTAGTTGACCTTGATCAGTCTTTAAAGAAATTAGGTCAGAAACTCGCTGTGCTAAAAGGGAATCCGGCTGAAATAATTTCAAATATATTTCATGAACATAGTATTGATCAGGTTTTTACCCAGGCTCAATATGCATCTGAAGAACGCGATGACAATATCAGGCTTGAAGAATTGATAGGAAATAAAAATTTAAAAACTCATCAATCCCTGGTGATGACAAATCCTCAATCTTTACCTTTTGAATTGGATTCATTACCATTTGGATTTACTTCCTTTCGAAAAAAAATTGAAAAAGTTTATTCTGTCGCAGACTCTTACGATGATGTAAAGGAATTGCCTCCGGTAATAAGTTCTTTTGAGTTTGAAAAATGGCCCGAAGAATTAATTTTAAAAAATGTGGATCCCGATATTCCTGAAAAAACAGCTTTTCCCTTCAAGGGAGGAGAGAGTTCCGCTCTGGAGAGAATGAAAAACTATATTTGGAACAATCAGCAAATACTAAGTTATAAATCAACGCGAAATGGACTCGTGGGAACAGAATACAGTAGTAAATTCTCCCCATGGTTAGCCAATGGCTCATTATCTGCCAGGAGGGTATATCAGGAAGTAAAAAAGTTCGAAAATGAAGTAAAGAGTAATAACAGCACTTATTGGTTGATTTTTGAGCTGTTATGGCGTGACTTCTTTCATTATCAAGCACTTAAGTATGGTGATGATTTTTTTAAAGAAGGAGGAATAAAACAAAGAAAAAAAGAATGGCAGTACGATAAAGACCTATTCGATAGATGGCGTAGTGGGCGAACAGGCGTAGATTTTATCGATGCCAATATGGTGGAGTTAAAAGAAACAGGGTTTATGAGTAACCGTGGTAGACAAAACGTAGCTTCCTGGCTTGCTCATGATTATAAAATTGATTGGCGTTGGGGTGCTTATTGGTTTGAGCATTGCCTGATTGATTATGATCCGTGTTCTAATTATGGAAATTGGATGTATGTGTCCGGAGTAGGAAATGATTCAGTTACTGACCGAAGGTTCAACCCTGAGTTACAGGCTGAAAAATACGATGAGGGGGTCAGTTTGTAA
- a CDS encoding DUF2256 domain-containing protein, whose product MHKKVFLEEKICPVCKRPFKWRKKWEKNWDNVRYCSKKCRRNK is encoded by the coding sequence ATGCATAAAAAAGTGTTTCTCGAAGAAAAGATCTGCCCCGTTTGTAAAAGACCTTTTAAATGGAGAAAAAAGTGGGAAAAAAACTGGGATAACGTTAGATATTGTAGCAAAAAGTGCCGTAGAAATAAATGA
- a CDS encoding SDR family oxidoreductase: MKILLTGSTGYIGRRLLPVLIEEGHQIICPVRDTRRFDYEDFTEKELENIEVIESDLSVKEDYQKLPKDFDVGYFLIHAMAKGSGFETVEQNIATLFKEFVDKSSCKQLIYLSGIVNDDNLSNHLKSRLEVEKILKSSKCHVTVLRAAIIIGSGSASFEIIRDLAEKLPVMVTPKWLNTKCQPIAIRNVIEYLLKCANNKKVYDQTFDIGGPEILTYKEMLLGYAEVRGLKRYIFTLPVMSPRLSSYWLYFVTSTNYKLAVSLVDSMKNEVTAEDNRIQETISSELLTYQNAVSLALDRVAQNRVISSWKDTIGYKYIREDFLDRIKVPQYGVFDDIRKFSFDRPKRQVIENVFSIGGTKGWYYGDFLWEIRGLLDKIVGGVGLRRGRRDAKDLKPGDALDFWRVLVADREKGRLLLYAEMKLPGEAWLEFKIKEKNKTESCLVQTATFRPKGLAGRLYWYSVLPFHAFIFKGMARGIIDA, encoded by the coding sequence ATGAAAATACTACTAACAGGATCAACAGGTTATATAGGAAGAAGATTGTTACCCGTCTTAATTGAAGAAGGGCACCAAATAATTTGTCCGGTTCGAGATACTCGTCGATTTGATTATGAAGATTTTACTGAAAAGGAGCTTGAAAATATAGAAGTAATTGAAAGTGACTTGTCGGTCAAAGAAGATTACCAAAAACTACCTAAGGATTTTGATGTGGGATATTTCTTAATCCATGCAATGGCAAAAGGTTCGGGATTTGAAACAGTCGAACAAAACATTGCTACTTTATTTAAGGAATTCGTTGACAAATCCTCTTGTAAACAATTAATATATCTTAGTGGAATAGTCAACGATGATAACCTATCTAATCACCTTAAGTCCAGGTTAGAAGTCGAAAAGATCCTTAAATCAAGTAAATGTCATGTAACTGTACTACGAGCGGCTATTATAATCGGATCAGGAAGCGCTTCATTCGAAATAATCAGAGATCTTGCTGAAAAGCTTCCTGTAATGGTGACCCCCAAGTGGTTGAACACCAAATGTCAGCCGATTGCAATTCGAAACGTAATTGAATATTTACTTAAATGTGCCAATAATAAGAAAGTATACGATCAGACCTTTGATATCGGTGGCCCTGAGATTTTAACATATAAAGAGATGCTTTTAGGCTACGCTGAAGTCAGAGGCTTAAAAAGATATATTTTTACCTTACCGGTAATGAGCCCCAGGCTTTCAAGCTACTGGTTATATTTTGTAACATCAACTAACTACAAGTTAGCTGTATCTCTTGTGGATTCAATGAAAAATGAGGTAACAGCAGAAGATAATCGAATTCAGGAAACGATATCTTCGGAGTTGCTCACCTACCAAAATGCTGTTTCGCTAGCACTTGACAGAGTTGCTCAAAACAGGGTAATAAGTAGCTGGAAAGATACTATAGGGTATAAATATATACGTGAAGATTTTCTTGACAGAATAAAGGTGCCTCAATATGGTGTTTTTGACGACATTAGAAAGTTTTCCTTCGACAGGCCCAAAAGGCAAGTAATTGAAAATGTCTTTAGCATTGGTGGTACTAAGGGCTGGTACTACGGTGATTTCTTATGGGAAATCAGGGGGTTACTTGATAAAATAGTTGGTGGTGTTGGGTTGAGAAGGGGTAGAAGAGATGCTAAAGACCTAAAGCCCGGGGACGCACTTGATTTTTGGAGAGTTCTGGTAGCAGACCGTGAAAAAGGAAGATTGTTACTATATGCTGAGATGAAATTACCAGGAGAAGCCTGGCTGGAATTTAAAATTAAAGAAAAAAATAAGACCGAATCCTGCCTGGTACAAACTGCCACCTTCAGACCTAAAGGATTAGCAGGAAGACTTTACTGGTATTCGGTCTTACCATTCCATGCTTTTATTTTCAAGGGAATGGCCCGAGGTATTATAGATGCTTAA
- a CDS encoding thioredoxin-like domain-containing protein — MQLKDFLFIFFVSTIISFSSIAQNGYELDITVADMPEKEVFLGYYFDGKTYAKDTVKADSEGHMVFSGEEALPEGVYFLMADKQKLFDFTVGDDQHFKLVAPTQNYIVDMKIEGSTGNELFYKNMRFNFEQNQKAKPYLAVLKDSTASKEQLSAAQKEFDKINEEVIDFQDSVIENYPNSVLGKMMAANKPVDVPESMKDDRELAYEYYKNHFFDNIDLSDPIYLRLPNQIVKEKLDTYFDKVLAQNPDTLINEIDRVAKMASSNEDMYRFVIWNMVLKYQNPKIMGLDKVFVHINDKYFQSGAMDYWASPSLKKNLGEYSDKLRKSLIGMKGPNLIMQDVDLNKKSLYNIDKKYTVIYFFDPDCGHCKKETPVLVDFYNNTNFDVEVFAVSTDTSMTKMKDYIGEMNMNFITVNGPRTFVGNYQNLYDAYSTPTIYILDENKKIIAKKLPAGRIEEFLENYEKAQN, encoded by the coding sequence ATGCAATTAAAAGATTTTCTATTTATTTTTTTTGTTTCAACAATTATTAGTTTTTCCTCGATAGCCCAAAATGGCTATGAGCTCGATATTACAGTAGCTGACATGCCGGAAAAAGAGGTATTCCTTGGGTATTATTTTGATGGAAAAACATACGCTAAAGACACCGTCAAGGCAGATTCTGAAGGCCACATGGTTTTTTCAGGAGAAGAGGCTCTTCCGGAAGGTGTTTATTTTTTAATGGCAGACAAACAAAAGTTATTTGATTTTACTGTCGGTGACGACCAACATTTTAAACTGGTCGCTCCAACTCAAAACTATATAGTTGATATGAAGATAGAGGGTTCAACAGGAAATGAGCTTTTCTATAAGAATATGAGATTCAATTTTGAACAAAACCAAAAAGCAAAGCCTTATTTAGCTGTTTTAAAAGATTCGACTGCCAGTAAAGAGCAATTAAGCGCGGCACAAAAAGAATTTGATAAGATAAATGAAGAGGTTATCGATTTTCAGGATTCTGTTATCGAAAATTATCCTAATTCAGTGTTAGGTAAAATGATGGCCGCCAACAAACCAGTTGATGTGCCGGAAAGTATGAAAGATGATCGGGAGCTGGCATATGAGTATTACAAAAATCATTTCTTCGACAATATTGATTTATCAGACCCTATCTATTTGCGATTGCCTAATCAGATTGTTAAAGAAAAGCTAGATACATACTTTGATAAAGTATTAGCTCAAAACCCTGACACATTGATTAATGAAATAGACAGGGTTGCTAAAATGGCTTCTTCAAATGAGGATATGTACAGGTTTGTCATCTGGAATATGGTATTGAAATACCAAAACCCAAAAATCATGGGGCTTGATAAGGTATTTGTTCACATAAATGACAAATACTTTCAGTCGGGTGCTATGGATTACTGGGCAAGTCCATCACTTAAAAAGAATTTGGGAGAATATTCAGATAAATTACGCAAGAGCTTGATTGGTATGAAAGGTCCTAACCTGATCATGCAGGATGTTGACCTGAATAAAAAGTCACTGTATAACATCGATAAAAAATACACGGTAATTTATTTTTTCGATCCTGATTGTGGCCATTGTAAAAAGGAAACGCCGGTTTTAGTTGACTTTTATAACAACACGAATTTTGATGTGGAGGTCTTTGCTGTCAGCACTGACACTAGTATGACTAAAATGAAGGACTATATTGGTGAAATGAATATGAATTTCATAACAGTGAATGGACCAAGAACATTTGTTGGCAATTATCAGAATTTATATGATGCATATTCAACTCCGACTATTTATATTCTGGATGAGAACAAAAAGATCATTGCCAAAAAACTTCCCGCTGGCCGGATAGAAGAATTTTTGGAAAATTACGAGAAAGCACAAAATTAA
- a CDS encoding M14 metallopeptidase family protein yields the protein MKKLFTLFVFAFFSVLSFSQTKSPSEFLGYELGEQFTYHHRVVDYFSHIAEENPEKIKLIEYGRTYENRPLLYAIITSEDNLKNIEKIKTRNIERVNTGSTSANNSDPAIVWLSYNVHGNEANSTEASMKTAYKLVTGGPESTELLDNTVVIIDPCLNPDGRDRYVHWYKQVANNKPDVDPIGREHHEPWPGGRQNHYLFDLNRDWAWVTQIESKQRLKVYNEWMPQIHVDFHEQSHTSPYYFAPAAEPFHELISDWQREFQIQIGKNNATSFDEKGWLYFTKERFDLLYPSYGDTYPMFSGSIGMTYEQAGHSFAGLGIKLPGGDTLTLKDRLEHHFTSGISTIRTAAENRQDLLNNFSEYFNSSRKNPGKYRSFVISKDNNPKKVEDMLKILDAHNIIYGKAGINKSFKGYDYSTINEQTIEVNEDDIVVPVDQPKSVLTRVLLEPKTKLADSITYDITSWSLFHAYGLQASAVTSSISIKNEKLNDESQLLPDENAYSYAIPFQGLRSHRFLAQCLTQNIKVHLATEPFSTNENKFKRGTLIITGSLNRSTVVDFYNKLMDITKETDVDIYSISSGFASSGPDFGSASYRLIEKPEIALLSGKDTSPLSFGENWYYFEQLVSYQPHVVRPNYFDEDYMNEVNTIILPHGRYSGISEEKIKKLEDWVRSGGKLILIGGSIDKLNPEKTELALEKTNSGKKEEENTETYNYKTRVRSYGRSERNALKNYTAGAILDYSLDDTHPLAFGLGSSYRGLKTNNNTYKLLKNGWNVGYLENNSVVDGFVGVNLKQDLEGSLGFATKNLGEGKVIYLIDNPLLRCFWYEGLILYGNAVFY from the coding sequence ATGAAAAAATTATTTACACTATTTGTATTTGCCTTTTTTTCGGTACTTTCTTTCTCACAAACTAAGTCGCCATCTGAGTTTCTCGGATATGAATTAGGAGAGCAATTTACGTACCATCATCGTGTTGTTGATTACTTTAGTCATATAGCAGAAGAAAATCCGGAAAAGATAAAACTTATAGAATATGGTCGTACTTACGAAAACCGGCCTTTACTTTATGCTATTATTACCTCTGAGGATAATCTTAAAAATATCGAAAAAATAAAGACCCGCAATATTGAAAGGGTGAATACAGGATCCACAAGTGCAAATAATTCGGATCCGGCAATCGTATGGTTGAGTTACAATGTTCATGGCAATGAAGCGAACAGTACGGAAGCTTCAATGAAAACTGCATATAAATTAGTTACGGGAGGGCCTGAAAGCACTGAACTCCTTGACAACACCGTAGTAATTATAGACCCATGCCTGAATCCTGACGGGCGTGACAGATATGTGCATTGGTACAAACAAGTAGCAAACAATAAACCGGATGTAGACCCGATTGGCAGAGAGCACCACGAACCATGGCCGGGAGGAAGACAGAACCATTATTTATTCGACCTGAATAGAGACTGGGCCTGGGTAACACAAATCGAATCAAAGCAAAGATTAAAGGTTTATAATGAATGGATGCCTCAAATACATGTGGATTTCCACGAACAGAGTCATACTTCTCCCTATTATTTTGCTCCCGCTGCCGAACCGTTTCACGAATTAATCTCTGACTGGCAAAGGGAATTTCAAATTCAGATAGGAAAGAATAATGCAACCAGTTTTGATGAAAAAGGATGGTTGTATTTTACTAAAGAAAGATTTGATCTATTATACCCAAGTTATGGTGATACTTATCCAATGTTTAGTGGCAGCATAGGCATGACTTATGAGCAAGCTGGACATTCATTCGCAGGGTTAGGAATAAAGTTGCCCGGAGGTGATACACTAACACTTAAAGATCGCCTTGAACATCATTTTACCAGTGGGATATCAACTATTCGTACAGCTGCTGAAAACCGACAGGATTTACTAAATAACTTCAGTGAGTACTTCAACTCTTCAAGAAAGAATCCTGGTAAATACCGTTCATTTGTTATTTCAAAAGACAATAATCCAAAAAAAGTTGAGGATATGTTAAAAATCCTCGACGCTCATAACATCATATATGGAAAAGCCGGAATAAATAAGTCTTTTAAAGGATACGATTATTCCACAATCAATGAGCAAACAATTGAAGTAAATGAAGATGATATTGTTGTACCTGTAGACCAGCCTAAATCTGTATTAACCCGAGTGCTACTCGAACCTAAAACGAAATTAGCTGATAGTATAACTTATGATATCACGTCCTGGTCACTATTTCATGCCTATGGTTTGCAGGCTTCTGCTGTAACAAGTTCTATTTCTATAAAAAATGAAAAATTGAACGATGAGTCACAATTACTTCCTGATGAGAATGCTTATTCATATGCGATCCCATTCCAGGGACTTAGAAGCCACCGGTTTCTTGCACAATGCCTGACTCAAAACATTAAAGTCCATTTAGCAACAGAACCGTTTTCAACAAATGAAAATAAGTTTAAACGGGGAACCCTAATCATTACAGGAAGTTTAAACCGTTCGACGGTTGTTGATTTTTATAACAAACTGATGGATATCACCAAAGAAACTGATGTTGATATCTATTCAATTTCATCTGGGTTTGCTTCTTCCGGTCCTGATTTTGGATCGGCATCATATCGATTAATAGAAAAACCAGAAATTGCACTATTATCCGGAAAAGACACTTCTCCTTTATCATTTGGTGAAAACTGGTATTATTTTGAACAATTAGTCAGCTATCAGCCTCATGTTGTTCGTCCGAATTATTTTGATGAAGATTATATGAATGAAGTGAATACAATAATATTACCTCATGGAAGATACTCTGGTATTAGTGAAGAAAAAATCAAAAAATTAGAAGATTGGGTAAGATCTGGTGGAAAGTTAATATTAATTGGAGGCTCCATTGATAAACTTAATCCCGAAAAGACCGAATTGGCACTTGAAAAAACAAATTCAGGTAAAAAAGAAGAAGAAAACACTGAAACTTACAATTATAAAACGAGAGTCAGATCTTATGGCAGATCTGAAAGAAACGCATTAAAAAACTATACTGCAGGGGCTATTTTAGATTATTCTCTCGATGATACACATCCCCTGGCTTTTGGACTTGGTTCTTCATACAGAGGTCTTAAAACAAATAACAACACATATAAACTATTAAAAAACGGATGGAATGTCGGATACCTGGAAAATAATTCCGTGGTAGACGGATTCGTTGGAGTTAACCTGAAACAAGACCTTGAAGGATCTCTAGGGTTTGCTACAAAAAATCTGGGTGAGGGTAAAGTTATTTATTTAATAGATAACCCTCTTTTAAGATGCTTTTGGTATGAAGGGTTAATATTATATGGTAACGCAGTTTTCTATTAA
- a CDS encoding aspartyl protease family protein, whose amino-acid sequence MKKILRNIILTIIILSAGSVFELKSQSTKIGFELTSDVRRITIPFEKYNNLIIVPVLLNEKIPLKFILDTGVRNAILTEKTICDLIQMEYDRQVFLSDASGTHVITAFVASNNTLALPGVKGHSQALLVLENDYLKLKNNIGIDVHGILGYELFKNFVVQIDYDDREIILHDPEYFKPRRSYEKFDMEITEGKPYIYVPLSLDDSTNVKSKLMVDTGASHSLMLSTESHEKISVPEENIESVIGRGLGGYINGNLGRIAELRLKDYDLEEVIASFPEGDTYLEATKNDDRNGTIGGGVLNRFTVVFDYQNNKFYLKKNKYFKDPFELNMTGLEIMADGPRLDQVTIHYVRKDSPADRAGIIAGDKILKINSNKVENIELWEISDLFSRREGKKLKLVLQRGDEVFKRKIELERVL is encoded by the coding sequence ATGAAAAAGATTTTACGCAATATTATATTAACTATAATTATTCTTTCAGCCGGATCAGTGTTCGAATTAAAAAGTCAAAGCACGAAAATCGGTTTTGAGCTGACTTCCGATGTCAGGCGTATAACTATACCCTTCGAAAAATATAATAACCTGATTATAGTGCCGGTTCTCCTGAATGAAAAAATACCTCTTAAATTCATACTTGACACCGGTGTTAGAAATGCTATTTTAACTGAAAAAACAATATGCGACCTGATCCAAATGGAATATGATCGACAGGTCTTTCTTTCTGACGCCTCAGGGACTCATGTTATTACTGCCTTTGTTGCAAGTAATAACACATTAGCTTTACCCGGTGTAAAAGGCCATAGTCAGGCTTTACTTGTCCTTGAAAACGACTATCTGAAACTTAAAAATAATATTGGGATAGATGTACATGGCATCCTTGGCTATGAATTATTCAAAAATTTTGTAGTTCAAATTGATTATGATGACAGGGAAATAATTTTACACGACCCTGAATATTTTAAGCCAAGAAGAAGCTATGAAAAATTTGATATGGAAATTACTGAAGGCAAACCATACATCTATGTTCCATTAAGCCTAGATGATTCAACGAATGTTAAAAGTAAACTAATGGTGGATACCGGTGCCTCTCATAGCCTGATGTTAAGTACTGAGTCACATGAAAAAATTTCTGTTCCTGAAGAAAACATTGAGTCTGTGATAGGAAGAGGGCTCGGTGGTTATATAAACGGTAACCTCGGCAGGATTGCTGAGTTGAGGTTAAAAGACTATGATCTGGAGGAGGTAATTGCCTCATTTCCTGAAGGGGATACCTACCTGGAAGCTACAAAAAATGATGATAGAAATGGGACCATCGGTGGCGGAGTATTAAACAGGTTCACTGTTGTGTTTGATTACCAAAACAATAAGTTTTATCTCAAAAAGAATAAGTATTTTAAAGATCCTTTTGAATTGAATATGACCGGGTTAGAGATAATGGCTGACGGACCTCGCCTGGATCAGGTAACGATTCACTATGTTAGAAAGGATTCCCCGGCAGATCGAGCTGGCATCATTGCGGGTGATAAAATACTTAAAATAAATTCTAATAAAGTGGAGAATATAGAGCTTTGGGAGATCTCAGACCTGTTTAGCAGAAGAGAAGGGAAAAAACTCAAACTTGTCCTTCAGCGAGGTGATGAAGTATTCAAGAGGAAAATTGAATTGGAAAGAGTATTATAA